In Trichocoleus sp. FACHB-46, the following proteins share a genomic window:
- the cobW gene encoding cobalamin biosynthesis protein CobW: protein MAAKIPVTVITGFLGSGKTTLIRHVLQNNQGRRIAVLVNEFGELGIDGDLLRSCQVCPDESGEEQPVSAVNALNIVELTNGCLCCTVQEEFLPTMLELIKRRDELDCILIETSGLALPKPLIQAFRWPEIRNAATVDGVVTVVDCEAVTQGTLASDLQALEAQRQADPNLDHETPLQELFEDQLACADLVVLNKTDLVDAEAQTQALELIQQELPRAVKIVASDRGQLSPDVLLGFQAAVEDNLEERPSHHDTEEEHDHDDDISSTHVVLHQSFDPDQLQRQLEALVQEQEIYRIKGFVAVPNKPMRLVLQGVGKRFERFYDRPWQADETPETRLVFIGRAIDAAKIESQLLAAAN from the coding sequence ATGGCTGCAAAAATTCCTGTTACTGTCATTACTGGCTTCCTTGGCAGTGGTAAAACGACCCTGATTCGCCATGTGTTGCAAAACAACCAAGGTCGGCGAATTGCGGTGTTGGTAAATGAGTTTGGCGAGTTGGGCATTGATGGCGATTTGCTACGCTCTTGCCAAGTGTGTCCAGATGAGTCGGGTGAGGAACAGCCAGTGAGTGCGGTCAACGCCCTTAATATTGTGGAGCTGACGAATGGCTGTCTCTGCTGCACGGTGCAGGAAGAGTTTTTGCCGACGATGCTGGAGCTAATCAAACGGCGAGATGAGCTGGATTGTATTTTGATTGAAACCTCTGGTTTAGCGCTGCCTAAGCCACTGATTCAAGCGTTTCGCTGGCCCGAAATCCGCAATGCTGCGACGGTGGATGGTGTGGTGACGGTGGTGGATTGTGAAGCAGTGACTCAGGGAACGCTGGCGAGTGACTTGCAAGCCCTAGAAGCACAGCGGCAAGCTGACCCCAATCTGGATCATGAAACACCGTTGCAAGAGTTGTTTGAAGATCAACTCGCCTGTGCTGATCTGGTGGTGCTGAACAAAACGGATTTAGTCGATGCTGAGGCCCAAACTCAAGCCCTAGAACTGATTCAGCAAGAATTGCCCAGAGCGGTGAAGATTGTGGCGAGCGATCGCGGGCAACTCAGTCCAGATGTGTTACTAGGCTTCCAAGCAGCGGTGGAAGACAACCTGGAGGAGCGCCCCAGTCACCACGACACCGAGGAAGAGCATGACCATGATGACGATATCAGCTCAACTCACGTTGTTCTACACCAAAGCTTTGACCCAGACCAACTACAACGCCAACTAGAAGCTCTGGTGCAAGAGCAAGAAATTTATCGAATTAAGGGATTTGTGGCAGTACCCAACAAGCCAATGCGGTTGGTGCTGCAAGGTGTGGGTAAACGCTTTGAGCGCTTTTACGATCGCCCCTGGCAAGCCGATGAGACTCCAGAGACGCGCCTGGTATTTATTGGTCGTGCGATCGATGCTGCCAAGATTGAGTCGCAATTACTAGCTGCGGCAAACTAA
- a CDS encoding heme oxygenase (biliverdin-producing) — MTSTVATNLEGNGNLATKLREGTKKAHTMAENVGFVKCFLKGVVEKNSYRKLVANLYFVYSAIEEEMDRLQHHPIVSKFYFPQLNRKVSLEKDLYYYYGPNWREEVAPSAAAQAYVQRIHEIAATEPELLAAHSYTRYLGDLSGGQILKGIAQRAMNLESNGTAFYEFEDIADEKAFKNTYRQAMNELPVDEATADRIVEEANAAFGMNMKLFNELEGNLIKAIGVMLFNTLTRRRGRGSTEMATAE, encoded by the coding sequence ATGACCAGTACTGTCGCTACCAATTTAGAGGGCAACGGTAATTTAGCAACAAAACTCCGTGAGGGTACTAAAAAAGCCCATACTATGGCCGAGAATGTCGGCTTTGTGAAGTGCTTTTTGAAGGGAGTGGTTGAGAAAAACTCTTACCGGAAGCTAGTCGCTAACCTCTACTTCGTTTATTCTGCGATCGAAGAAGAGATGGATCGGCTCCAGCACCACCCTATTGTTTCGAAATTTTACTTTCCTCAACTGAATCGCAAGGTCAGTCTAGAGAAGGATCTTTACTACTACTACGGTCCTAACTGGCGTGAGGAAGTGGCTCCTTCGGCTGCGGCTCAAGCTTATGTGCAACGAATTCACGAGATTGCGGCTACTGAGCCTGAGTTGCTAGCAGCCCATTCTTACACCCGTTACCTCGGTGATCTCTCGGGTGGTCAGATCCTCAAGGGCATTGCTCAGCGTGCCATGAATCTTGAGAGCAATGGTACGGCATTCTACGAATTCGAAGATATTGCGGACGAGAAGGCGTTCAAAAACACCTACCGTCAAGCGATGAATGAGTTGCCTGTGGATGAGGCGACTGCGGATCGGATTGTTGAGGAAGCCAATGCAGCTTTCGGCATGAACATGAAGTTGTTCAATGAGCTAGAAGGTAATCTGATCAAGGCGATCGGTGTGATGCTGTTTAACACGCTGACTCGTCGTCGCGGTCGTGGCAGCACCGAAATGGCGACTGCTGAATAA
- the treY gene encoding malto-oligosyltrehalose synthase yields MRIPRATYRIQFNSAFGFEDAQKIASYLAHLGISDLYASPIFKARAGSTHGYDVVDPSQLNPELGTPDAFESLVQELQSHQMGWLQDIVPNHMAYDSENQYLTDVLENGPSSDYVEYFDIAWNAPFANSEDRILAPLLGDFYGRCLENGQIQLDYDETGLSVNYYSLKLPLKLESYAQFLTQNLGQLARTLGRHNPDFVKLLGILYLVKSVPSEVTGKQRQDQIAFVKGLLWELYTSNEEVKAFIEQNIQTFNGEAGNSESFNLLDSLLSDQFFRLSFWKVGAEEINYRRFFTVNELISVKVEELKVFNNTHNLIFKLVESGKFTGLRIDHIDGLYNPIQYLERLREKTGDTYITVEKILEAGEDLPSNWPIEGTSGYDYLNYVNGIFCRVDNEQRFDEIYTKLTRTRASYGELVNQNKRLILEKNLAGDIENLTYLLKNISSKYRYGNDFTINGLKRALAEVLTIFPIYRTYITQEGLPERDRAYITEVIDSAKERVPLLQNELNFIEKLLLLEYEDSLTQAERDYWLYFVMRLQQYTGPLMAKGVEDTTLYVYNRLLSLNEVGGDPSHFGLSLDAFHEFNHKRQTDWPYAMSATATHDTKRGEDVRARLNVLSEIPDEWEKQVSTWSQINRSQKVRRQREIMPDENDEYFFYQTVVGAFPFQDGEFEQFVGRVKDYVIKGVREAKVHTAWLRPDAAYENAFAQFVESVLQPGGDNPFLKELRPFQERVAYYGMFNSLSQTLLKLTSPGIPDIYQGTEFWELSLVDPDNRRPVDFEQRQACLDDLKQKIANNIPELITELLETKEDGRIKLFLTFQGLQARAKHSELFQDGDYLPLQVTGKLQDHIIAFARRQGNETAIAIAPRFLTNVIQPGEYPLTQQVWEDTAIELPQGAPTSWHNAITAQSLQAEGRILVGEALQHFPVALLFG; encoded by the coding sequence ATGAGGATTCCTCGCGCTACATATCGCATCCAGTTCAACTCCGCCTTCGGTTTTGAGGATGCTCAAAAGATTGCTTCCTACCTCGCTCACTTGGGTATTTCTGACCTGTATGCTTCTCCTATTTTCAAGGCGAGGGCTGGTAGTACTCACGGCTATGATGTGGTTGATCCCAGCCAACTGAATCCAGAGCTAGGAACCCCTGATGCTTTTGAATCTCTGGTGCAGGAATTGCAATCTCATCAGATGGGTTGGTTGCAAGACATTGTGCCCAACCACATGGCCTATGACAGCGAAAACCAGTACCTGACGGACGTGCTGGAAAATGGTCCTAGTTCTGACTATGTCGAGTATTTTGATATCGCTTGGAATGCTCCCTTTGCCAATAGTGAGGATCGGATTCTTGCACCTTTGTTAGGTGATTTTTATGGACGTTGCTTAGAGAACGGGCAGATTCAACTTGACTACGATGAAACAGGACTGAGTGTTAATTATTACAGCCTGAAGCTACCGCTTAAATTAGAGTCTTATGCACAATTCCTGACTCAAAATTTAGGACAATTAGCTAGAACTTTAGGTAGGCATAATCCTGATTTCGTTAAATTGCTTGGCATTCTTTACTTGGTCAAGAGCGTTCCTTCAGAAGTGACTGGAAAGCAGCGACAAGACCAAATTGCTTTTGTCAAAGGATTACTTTGGGAGTTATACACCAGTAATGAAGAAGTCAAAGCTTTTATTGAACAAAATATTCAGACCTTTAATGGAGAAGCAGGCAATTCAGAGAGCTTTAACCTACTAGATAGTTTGCTGTCTGACCAGTTCTTTCGGCTTTCTTTCTGGAAAGTAGGGGCGGAAGAAATTAATTACCGTCGCTTCTTTACCGTCAATGAATTAATTTCCGTTAAAGTCGAAGAACTGAAGGTTTTTAACAATACTCATAACCTTATTTTCAAGTTAGTAGAATCGGGTAAATTTACTGGATTAAGAATTGACCATATTGATGGTCTCTATAACCCAATCCAGTATTTAGAGCGTCTGCGCGAAAAAACAGGTGATACTTATATCACTGTGGAAAAAATCCTGGAAGCAGGAGAAGATTTACCCAGCAATTGGCCGATTGAGGGTACTTCTGGTTATGACTACTTGAACTATGTTAATGGCATTTTCTGTCGGGTTGATAATGAGCAGCGATTTGATGAGATCTATACGAAACTAACTCGTACTAGAGCGAGCTATGGTGAGTTGGTAAATCAAAATAAACGGCTAATTCTGGAGAAGAATTTAGCTGGGGATATTGAGAACCTAACTTATTTGCTCAAAAACATATCTAGTAAGTATCGCTACGGCAACGATTTTACGATCAATGGTTTGAAGCGGGCGTTGGCGGAAGTGTTGACCATCTTCCCGATTTACCGCACCTACATCACGCAGGAAGGCTTACCTGAGCGCGATCGCGCCTACATCACAGAGGTAATTGATAGCGCCAAGGAACGGGTGCCTCTGCTCCAAAATGAGCTGAACTTCATCGAAAAACTGTTGCTCCTAGAATATGAAGACTCTCTCACTCAAGCCGAGAGAGACTACTGGCTCTACTTCGTCATGCGATTGCAGCAGTACACCGGGCCTCTGATGGCTAAGGGGGTCGAGGACACTACCCTCTATGTTTACAACCGCCTGCTATCCCTCAATGAAGTCGGCGGTGACCCTAGCCACTTTGGGTTATCTCTTGATGCTTTCCATGAGTTCAATCACAAACGGCAGACCGATTGGCCTTACGCTATGAGCGCCACTGCGACTCATGACACCAAGCGTGGGGAAGATGTCCGGGCTCGGCTCAATGTCCTCTCCGAAATCCCAGATGAGTGGGAGAAACAAGTCAGCACTTGGAGCCAAATTAATCGCTCTCAGAAGGTGCGTCGGCAGCGCGAAATCATGCCTGATGAGAATGATGAATACTTCTTTTACCAAACCGTGGTTGGGGCGTTTCCTTTCCAGGATGGTGAATTTGAGCAGTTCGTCGGGCGAGTTAAGGATTATGTGATTAAGGGCGTACGGGAGGCGAAGGTACATACGGCTTGGCTCAGACCGGATGCAGCCTACGAAAACGCCTTTGCTCAGTTTGTGGAATCAGTCTTGCAACCCGGTGGAGATAACCCGTTCCTGAAGGAGTTGCGTCCTTTCCAAGAGCGAGTGGCCTACTATGGCATGTTTAACTCTCTATCACAAACGCTACTGAAGCTGACTTCTCCTGGTATCCCTGACATATACCAAGGCACTGAGTTTTGGGAATTGAGTTTGGTGGACCCTGATAACCGTCGGCCTGTAGATTTTGAGCAGCGTCAGGCTTGTTTAGATGATCTGAAACAGAAGATCGCGAACAATATTCCAGAGCTGATTACTGAACTATTAGAGACGAAGGAAGATGGCAGAATTAAGCTGTTTTTGACTTTCCAAGGGCTGCAAGCTAGAGCTAAACATAGCGAGCTGTTCCAGGATGGTGATTATTTGCCACTCCAAGTGACTGGTAAGTTGCAAGACCATATCATTGCTTTTGCGAGAAGGCAGGGAAATGAAACAGCGATCGCGATCGCGCCTCGGTTCCTCACGAATGTGATTCAACCTGGGGAGTATCCTCTGACTCAACAAGTATGGGAGGACACGGCCATTGAGCTGCCTCAAGGGGCTCCTACTTCTTGGCACAATGCAATTACGGCACAATCCCTGCAAGCTGAGGGAAGGATACTGGTTGGGGAGGCTTTACAGCATTTTCCTGTGGCTTTGTTGTTTGGTTAG
- the treZ gene encoding malto-oligosyltrehalose trehalohydrolase, with translation MRLGAQYLGNGQCEFILWAPTAATVSLQLLAPKQQQIAMEQQESGYWRVAVSDVQPGTLYQYQLNDGETRPDPASNLQPQGVHGPSQVVDPQFNWSDRNWSGVPLEAMILYELHVGTFTQEGTFEAAISRLPDLKDLGINAIEIMPVAQFPGDRNWGYDGVYPFAVQDSYGGPEGLKKLVDACHQQGIAVVLDVVYNHFGPEGNYLSHFGPYFTNTYRTPWGSAINFDDAYSPGVRNYFIENTLYWLRDYHIDALRLDAVHAIYDLGAKHFLQELGENVATLSEQVGRELYLIAESDLNDPRVIRSVEQGGYGLDAQWSDDFHHALHALVSNDRQGYYQDYGECEQLAKAYSDTFVYDWKYSPHRHRFHGNVVTDRPCSQFVICSQNHDQIGNRMLGERLSHMIPYEAAKLTAAAVLLSPYIPLLFMGEEYDEPAPFVYFVSHSDPDLIKAVREGRKQEFAAFHCEGEPDDPEAPETFNKCKLNWEKRHEGKNKTMLDWYKHLIQLRKTIPALTQLSRDRLSATSTETLVVLRRWSETEQIATLMNFSDQPITCQPEIPTAEWHKILDSADSKWQGSAASASDALASQQSVTLQPWNCVVYQAIA, from the coding sequence GTGAGACTTGGGGCGCAATATTTAGGAAATGGTCAATGTGAATTTATCTTGTGGGCACCTACTGCCGCTACCGTCTCCTTGCAACTACTGGCTCCTAAACAACAGCAAATTGCGATGGAGCAACAGGAGAGTGGGTATTGGCGTGTAGCAGTCTCTGACGTGCAACCAGGCACTCTTTATCAGTACCAATTAAATGACGGCGAAACTCGCCCTGATCCTGCTTCAAATTTACAACCGCAAGGTGTACATGGTCCTTCGCAAGTTGTTGATCCCCAGTTTAATTGGAGCGATCGCAACTGGAGCGGTGTTCCTCTAGAGGCAATGATCCTCTACGAATTGCATGTCGGCACCTTTACCCAGGAAGGTACGTTTGAAGCTGCCATCTCCCGATTGCCCGATTTGAAAGATCTGGGGATCAACGCGATCGAAATCATGCCAGTGGCACAGTTCCCAGGCGATCGCAACTGGGGGTACGACGGAGTTTATCCTTTTGCCGTCCAAGACTCTTACGGTGGACCAGAAGGCTTAAAAAAACTAGTCGATGCCTGCCATCAGCAAGGAATAGCTGTCGTGCTGGACGTGGTTTACAACCACTTTGGCCCAGAAGGTAACTATCTCAGCCACTTTGGTCCTTACTTTACAAATACCTACCGGACCCCCTGGGGTAGCGCTATTAATTTCGATGACGCTTATAGCCCTGGAGTTCGCAATTATTTCATTGAAAACACCCTATATTGGCTGCGAGACTATCACATTGATGCCCTGCGCCTGGATGCTGTCCATGCCATCTACGATCTTGGTGCCAAGCATTTTCTCCAAGAACTAGGCGAGAATGTGGCAACTCTATCCGAGCAAGTGGGTCGCGAGCTATATCTGATTGCCGAAAGTGACCTTAACGATCCCCGGGTGATTCGTTCGGTGGAGCAGGGAGGATATGGTCTGGATGCTCAGTGGAGTGATGACTTTCACCATGCTCTCCATGCCCTAGTGAGCAACGATCGCCAAGGCTATTACCAAGACTATGGTGAATGTGAGCAACTGGCCAAAGCTTATAGTGATACCTTTGTCTACGACTGGAAGTACTCACCCCATCGCCACCGCTTTCATGGCAATGTCGTCACCGATCGCCCCTGCTCCCAGTTCGTGATTTGCAGCCAAAACCACGACCAGATTGGCAACCGCATGTTGGGTGAGCGGCTCTCCCATATGATCCCCTACGAAGCGGCTAAACTGACGGCAGCTGCGGTTCTACTATCTCCTTACATTCCGTTGCTGTTTATGGGCGAGGAATATGACGAACCAGCGCCTTTTGTTTACTTCGTCAGCCACTCCGATCCTGATTTGATCAAAGCGGTACGGGAAGGCCGTAAGCAGGAATTTGCCGCTTTCCACTGCGAAGGCGAACCCGACGACCCAGAAGCTCCGGAAACTTTTAACAAGTGCAAGCTGAACTGGGAAAAGCGCCACGAAGGCAAAAACAAAACCATGTTGGATTGGTACAAACATTTGATCCAACTGCGGAAAACCATTCCTGCCCTGACTCAGCTCAGCCGCGATCGCCTCAGTGCTACCAGTACTGAAACCTTGGTCGTGCTACGGCGCTGGAGCGAAACTGAGCAAATTGCAACTTTAATGAATTTCAGCGACCAGCCTATTACTTGCCAACCAGAGATCCCAACTGCTGAGTGGCACAAAATCCTCGACTCAGCCGATTCAAAATGGCAAGGCTCTGCTGCCTCTGCCTCCGATGCTTTAGCATCTCAGCAATCCGTGACATTGCAACCGTGGAATTGTGTGGTTTACCAAGCGATCGCTTGA
- a CDS encoding pyridoxal phosphate-dependent aminotransferase yields MVASPRPLQKLFRRQLKPAIAPYLLISAHIRMENLISRMQAVQSPIIPIVGELIRQYPGTISLGQGVVYYGPPPEAIAQIPQFLSDPTNHLYKANEGIPPLLEAIAAKLRTFNRIEINEQNAVVVTAGSNMAFMHALLAITSVGDEVILQTPYYFNHDMAITIAGCRPVFVPTDENYQLRPEAIAQAITERTRAVVTISPNNPTGVVYPKAALQAVNQLCRDRGIYHISDEAYEYFTYNGVPHISPGSFAGSDPHTISLFSLSKAYGFASWRIGYMVIPASLSVAVKKVQDTILICPPVISQYAAVGALQTGIAYCQEHLHAIAEVRRLVLSELQRLDNLCTVAPTEGAFYCFLKVHTDLPALQLIERLIREHRVAVLPGDTFGMTEGCYLRIGYGALQKETATAGIERLVKGLQSILS; encoded by the coding sequence ATGGTTGCATCCCCCAGACCCCTGCAAAAGCTTTTTAGGAGACAATTGAAGCCAGCGATCGCACCATATTTGCTCATATCCGCTCATATTCGCATGGAAAATTTGATCTCTCGTATGCAGGCAGTCCAGTCTCCCATCATTCCAATTGTGGGGGAACTGATTCGTCAATATCCTGGCACGATTTCCTTAGGGCAAGGAGTGGTTTACTATGGGCCTCCGCCGGAAGCGATCGCGCAGATACCTCAGTTTCTATCTGACCCGACGAATCATTTATATAAAGCAAACGAGGGAATTCCACCCTTATTAGAGGCGATCGCGGCTAAGCTTCGCACCTTTAATCGCATTGAGATCAACGAGCAAAACGCTGTGGTAGTGACAGCGGGCAGCAATATGGCCTTTATGCACGCCCTTCTCGCCATTACTTCCGTAGGCGATGAAGTTATTTTGCAAACGCCCTACTACTTCAACCACGACATGGCGATTACGATCGCTGGGTGCCGCCCTGTCTTTGTACCCACCGATGAGAATTACCAATTGCGTCCAGAAGCGATCGCTCAAGCGATTACAGAACGCACTCGTGCAGTCGTCACCATTTCTCCTAACAATCCCACGGGTGTCGTGTACCCCAAAGCGGCTTTACAAGCAGTGAATCAGCTCTGTCGCGATCGCGGTATTTATCACATCAGCGACGAAGCTTACGAATACTTCACCTACAACGGTGTGCCGCACATCTCTCCAGGTTCCTTTGCAGGCAGCGATCCCCACACTATTTCTCTCTTCAGCCTTTCTAAGGCTTATGGCTTTGCCAGTTGGCGCATCGGCTACATGGTGATTCCAGCATCACTTTCCGTAGCTGTAAAAAAGGTGCAGGACACCATTCTGATTTGTCCCCCCGTCATCTCCCAGTACGCTGCTGTCGGAGCCTTACAGACAGGAATTGCTTACTGCCAAGAGCATTTGCACGCGATCGCCGAAGTCCGCCGCTTAGTTCTCAGCGAACTCCAGCGTTTAGATAACCTGTGCACAGTTGCACCGACAGAAGGAGCTTTCTACTGCTTCCTCAAAGTTCATACAGACCTACCAGCATTGCAATTAATCGAACGCCTCATTCGCGAACATCGAGTCGCCGTCCTACCAGGAGACACCTTCGGCATGACAGAGGGATGTTACCTCCGCATAGGTTATGGAGCCTTGCAAAAAGAGACAGCCACCGCAGGGATCGAGCGGCTAGTAAAGGGTCTACAAAGCATTTTGTCCTAA
- a CDS encoding secondary thiamine-phosphate synthase enzyme YjbQ — protein MPIVHKLIEIKTSQGINIHDITPQIEAVLATTSIQNGQVLVFSRHTTTALAINEHEERLLQDIKKYLEKLAPESDRYLHNDLHLRPNIPEDEPMNAHSHLMAITLSTSEVIPVVNGKLALGTYQSILLFELDGPRDRTVLCQISGEA, from the coding sequence ATGCCAATCGTCCACAAACTAATCGAAATAAAAACCAGCCAAGGCATCAATATCCACGACATTACCCCACAAATCGAAGCAGTACTCGCTACAACTTCCATTCAAAATGGGCAGGTACTTGTGTTCTCCCGCCACACCACCACCGCTTTAGCCATCAACGAACACGAAGAACGACTCCTGCAAGACATCAAAAAATATCTTGAAAAACTAGCACCCGAAAGCGATCGCTACTTACATAATGATCTGCACCTCAGACCCAACATTCCTGAAGACGAACCCATGAACGCTCACTCCCACCTCATGGCTATAACCTTAAGCACGAGTGAAGTGATTCCAGTGGTCAACGGCAAACTAGCTTTAGGAACTTACCAATCAATACTATTGTTCGAGTTAGACGGTCCTCGCGATCGCACAGTCTTATGTCAAATCTCTGGCGAAGCCTAA
- a CDS encoding GlsB/YeaQ/YmgE family stress response membrane protein has product MNILAWIVLGLIAGAIAKAIYPGRQGGGILGTMLLGIIGAFLGGTLYSFLTTGTLALGAAGLSIGGILVSVLGAIVALFIYYAVTSRRSVH; this is encoded by the coding sequence ATGAATATTTTGGCTTGGATCGTATTAGGTTTGATTGCAGGTGCTATCGCAAAAGCTATTTACCCTGGTCGTCAAGGTGGCGGTATTCTTGGCACCATGCTGTTAGGAATTATCGGTGCTTTTCTGGGTGGAACCCTCTACAGCTTCTTGACCACAGGCACGTTAGCCTTGGGTGCGGCTGGCCTAAGCATTGGTGGTATCCTCGTTTCCGTCTTGGGTGCAATCGTCGCTCTGTTCATCTACTACGCTGTTACCAGCCGTCGTAGTGTTCACTAA
- the gyrB gene encoding DNA topoisomerase (ATP-hydrolyzing) subunit B, giving the protein MTSNYGADQIQVLEGLEPVRKRPGMYIGSTGPRGLHHLVYEVVDNSVDEALAGYCKHIRIDINADGSVTVEDDGRGIPTDVHPRTGKSALETVMTVLHAGGKFGGGGYKVSGGLHGVGISVVNALSEWVEVVVRRDKKVHTQRFERGVAMTELTVKPTSEARTGTMVSFRPDETIFTTGIEFDYMTLSGRLRELAYLNAGVEITFTDYRLELVKGDEPRSETYFYEGGIREYISYMNRDKQPLHEEIIYVQGERNNVQVEVSLQWCTDAYTDSLLGFANNIRTIDGGTHLEGLKAVLTRTLNNLARKRNKLKDNDPNLAGENIREGLTAVISVKVPDPEFEGQTKTKLGNTEVRGIVDSLVGEVLTEYLEFRPGVTDSILEKAIQAFNAAEAARRARELVRRKSVLESSTLPGKLADCSSRDPSESEIFIVEGDSAGGSAKQGRDRRFQAILPLRGKILNIEKTDDAKIYKNTEIQALITALGLGIKGEEFDSSQLRYHRIVIMTDADVDGAHIRTLLLTFFYRYQRSLVEQGFIYIACPPLYKVERGRSHYYCYSDREMTNLVQHEFPANANYTIQRFKGLGEMMPTQLWETTMNPESRTLKRVEIEDAAEADRIFTVLMGDRVAPRREFIETYGPKLNLIDLDI; this is encoded by the coding sequence ATGACAAGCAATTACGGTGCCGATCAGATTCAAGTCCTTGAGGGTCTTGAGCCAGTCCGTAAACGACCGGGTATGTATATCGGCAGTACGGGACCGCGAGGACTCCATCATTTAGTTTACGAGGTCGTTGATAATTCTGTTGATGAAGCGCTGGCAGGTTACTGTAAGCACATCCGGATTGATATTAATGCTGACGGCTCAGTCACTGTAGAAGACGATGGCCGAGGCATTCCGACCGACGTTCACCCCCGTACGGGCAAGTCGGCTTTAGAGACGGTCATGACCGTGCTGCACGCAGGCGGTAAGTTTGGTGGTGGTGGCTATAAGGTCTCTGGCGGTTTACATGGAGTGGGCATTTCAGTTGTGAATGCTCTGTCAGAGTGGGTAGAGGTGGTAGTTCGGCGAGACAAAAAGGTTCACACCCAGCGCTTTGAACGTGGCGTGGCAATGACAGAATTGACTGTCAAGCCTACATCTGAAGCTCGTACCGGAACAATGGTTAGCTTTAGGCCAGATGAAACCATCTTTACGACTGGCATTGAGTTTGACTACATGACGCTCTCCGGTCGGCTTCGGGAACTGGCCTACCTGAATGCAGGCGTAGAAATTACGTTCACGGACTATCGCTTAGAACTAGTTAAAGGCGACGAGCCTCGCTCTGAAACCTACTTCTATGAAGGCGGCATCCGGGAATACATCAGCTACATGAACCGGGACAAGCAACCGCTGCATGAAGAGATTATCTACGTGCAAGGCGAGCGCAACAATGTGCAGGTAGAGGTTTCTCTGCAATGGTGTACCGATGCTTATACCGACAGTTTGCTAGGCTTTGCGAACAATATCCGCACCATCGACGGGGGAACTCACCTCGAAGGTCTCAAGGCGGTGCTGACTCGCACGCTAAACAACTTGGCGCGTAAGCGTAACAAGCTGAAGGACAATGATCCTAACTTGGCAGGTGAGAACATCCGGGAAGGTTTGACGGCTGTAATCTCTGTTAAGGTGCCAGATCCAGAGTTTGAAGGCCAAACCAAAACTAAGTTGGGTAATACTGAGGTCCGAGGAATTGTGGACTCTCTGGTCGGAGAAGTTCTGACTGAGTATCTAGAGTTTCGTCCGGGGGTCACGGACAGCATTTTAGAGAAGGCGATTCAGGCATTCAACGCTGCGGAAGCGGCTCGTCGGGCTAGGGAACTCGTGCGGCGGAAGTCGGTGCTGGAGTCCTCGACGCTGCCCGGTAAGCTAGCAGATTGCAGTTCGCGTGACCCTAGCGAATCGGAAATCTTTATTGTGGAAGGGGACTCTGCGGGTGGTTCTGCTAAGCAGGGACGCGATCGCCGTTTCCAAGCGATTCTGCCGTTGCGAGGCAAGATCCTCAACATTGAGAAAACCGATGATGCCAAGATCTACAAGAACACTGAGATTCAGGCATTAATTACGGCGCTGGGTCTGGGAATTAAGGGCGAAGAATTTGATTCTTCTCAACTGCGCTACCACCGCATCGTGATTATGACGGACGCGGACGTAGATGGTGCACACATCCGGACGCTGTTGCTCACCTTCTTCTACCGCTATCAGCGATCGCTCGTGGAGCAAGGGTTCATCTATATTGCTTGCCCTCCCCTCTACAAAGTGGAACGGGGCCGCAGCCACTACTACTGCTATAGCGATCGCGAGATGACTAACCTAGTACAGCATGAGTTTCCCGCGAATGCTAATTACACGATCCAGCGGTTTAAGGGTTTAGGCGAAATGATGCCGACCCAGCTTTGGGAAACCACCATGAACCCAGAAAGCCGTACCTTGAAGCGGGTGGAGATCGAAGATGCGGCTGAAGCTGACCGGATATTTACGGTTCTAATGGGCGATCGCGTGGCACCTCGTCGGGAATTTATCGAGACCTATGGGCCAAAGCTCAACCTGATCGACTTAGATATTTAG